The following proteins are co-located in the Salvelinus namaycush isolate Seneca chromosome 31, SaNama_1.0, whole genome shotgun sequence genome:
- the gdnfa gene encoding glial cell line-derived neurotrophic factor yields MKLWDVLATCLLLLSSVSTRPLYQNLQPAKRAHYSDRYSDSLSVSVEDPEPEFQSESHSLQEISMENKYDITGPYPDQFDDVMDFIKATIGRLRRSSEPAGGSRERREQRERERQRGAANTDRGGGGRGEGRGGRARGRAEKKKGRGRGGKGRSSERGEQRTKPVEGRGCLLKEVHLNVTDLGLGYRTKEELIFRYCSGPCSDAETNYDKILNNLTHNKKLVKDIPSRTCCRPIAFDDDLSFLDDNNEDYHILQKHSARKCGCV; encoded by the exons ATGAAGTTATGGGATGTTTTGGCCACGTGTTTGTTGCTCCTGAGCTCCGTCTCCACACGCCCCCTCTACCAAAACCTTCAGCCAGCCAAGAGAGCTCACTACTCGGATCGGTACAGTGATTCTCTGTCCGTGTCTGTGGAGGACCCAGAGCCAGAGTTCCAGTCAGAGTCTCACAGCCTGCAGGAAATCTCCATGGAGAATAAAT ATGACATCACAGGCCCATATCCCGACCAGTTTGATGATGTAATGGATTTTATCAAGGCTACCATTGGCAGACTGAGGAGATCATCAGAGCCCGCCGGCGGCTCAAGGGAaaggagggagcagagagagcgggagagacagagaggagcagcaAACACGgaccgaggaggaggagggagaggagaggggagaggaggacgggCGAGAGGACGCGCGGAGAAGAAgaagggtcgggggcgagggggCAAAGGGAGGAGCAGTGAAAGAGGGGAGCAGCGGACGAAGCCGGTTGAAGGCCGTGGCTGCTTGCTAAAAGAGGTCCATCTCAACGTGACAGACTTAGGTCTGGGCTACCGGACCAAAGAGGAGCTGATCTTCCGGTACTGCAGCGGCCCCTGTTCGGACGCAGAGACCAACTATGACAAGATCCTCAACAACCTCACCCACAACAAGAAGCTGGTCAAGGACATACCTTCCCGCACCTGCTGTCGACCAATCGCCTTTGACGATGACCTATCGTTCCTGGATGACAACAACGAGGACTACCACATTCTGCAGAAGCATTCTGCCCGAAAATGTGGTTGTGTTTGA